A single region of the Salvia miltiorrhiza cultivar Shanhuang (shh) chromosome 8, IMPLAD_Smil_shh, whole genome shotgun sequence genome encodes:
- the LOC130999725 gene encoding 6,7,8-trihydroxycoumarin synthase-like, with product MILLLSIIVPILVLYFLHKSKTSQRNDVVRLPPGPPGLPLIGNLLQIGSAVDLPFYLWQLSKKYGPIMQMRIGCVPMLIISSPKLAQEVMKTQDLAFCNRPNFLGQKKLSYNCTEMVFSPYGEHWREMRKITTVHLFSLKKNQSFRPIREEEVSRMVAKIRNLASSESQEPRPMDLSHLAMALGSSLICRIAFGKRYEVGGPEARRFEKLLHDVQDAVMHFYVSDYFPSLSWVDRLTGAIDRVDRIFDALDSFCQKLIDEHLDPQRAKEEGEEDDILDVLIKIKEEKLSSIDFDWDRIKALLADIFIAATDTSAASSVWTMTALIKAPKVMQKVQAEIRNLVGKKGKVDEDDFVNLPYLKAVIKETFRLYPPAPLLVPRQTIEKCTLEGYEIQPKTVVYVNTWAIARDPEYWENPDEFVPERFLNSNIDVKGQDFELIPFGSGRRVCPGMLMGLSNVELTVANLLYSFDWELPAGIRLEDIDTDPLPGITMHKKNPLLLVAKKYDV from the exons ATGATACTTCTACTATCAATTATTGTTCCCATACTAGTGCTATACTTTCTCCACAAATCCAAAACCTCAcaacgaaacgacgtcgttcgaCTCCCGCCGGGCCCTCCCGGCCTGCCCTTGATCGGAAACCTCCTTCAAATCGGCTCCGCCGTCGACCTACCCTTCTACCTATGGCAACTCTCCAAGAAATACGGCCCCATCATGCAGATGAGAATTGGCTGCGTGCCTATGCTCATAATCTCTTCCCCAAAACTAGCCCAAGAAGTGATGAAAACACAAGATTTAGCCTTTTGCAACCGCCCAAATTTTCTAGGGCAGAAAAAATTGAGCTACAACTGTACGGAGATGGTGTTCTCGCCCTACGGCGAGCACTGgagggagatgaggaagatCACAACCGTCCATCTCTTCAGCTTGAAAAAAAACCAATCCTTTCGCCCCATACGAGAGGAAGAGGTCTCTCGTATGGTGGCGAAGATTCGGAACTTAGCCAGCTCCGAATCCCAAGAGCCACGGCCCATGGATTTGAGCCACTTGGCCATGGCTCTTGGCAGCAGTTTGATATGCAGGATTGCTTTTGGCAAGAGATACGAGGTCGGTGGACCCGAGGCTAGAAGGTTCGAGAAGCTTCTGCACGACGTTCAGGACGCGGTGATGCATTTTTACGTATcggattattttccgtcgctGAGCTGGGTGGATAGGCTCACCGGAGCCATTGATCGCGTCGATAGGATTTTCGACGCTCTGGATTCGTTCTGCCAGAAGCTTATCGACGAGCATCTCGATCCGCAGAGGGCGAAGGAGGAGGGGGAAGAGGATGATATTTTGGATGTATTGATCAAGATTAAAGAAGAGAAGCTGAGCTCGATCGATTTTGACTGGGATCGTATTAAAGCACTCCTAGCG GATATATTTATCGCAGCAACGGATACAAGTGCAGCATCAAGTGTTTGGACCATGACAGCCTTGATCAAGGCACCTAAAGTGATGCAGAAGGTACAAGCCGAGATCCGAAATTTGGTGGGTAAGAAAGGTAAAGTAGATGAAGATGATTTTGTTAATCTTCCCTATCTAAAAGCAGTCATAAAGGAGACATTTAGATTGTACCCTCCAGCTCCACTGCTTGTACCTAGACAAACAATCGAAAAATGCACCCTTGAGGGCTACGAAATTCAACCAAAAACGGTGGTTTATGTAAACACGTGGGCGATTGCAAGAGATCCCGAGTATTGGGAAAATCCAGATGAGTTCGTGCCCGAGAGGTTCTTGAATAGCAATATTGATGTTAAAGGGCAAGATTTCGAGCTCATTCCCTTTGGGTCGGGACGAAGAGTATGCCCCGGAATGCTTATGGGACTATCAAATGTGGAGCTAACGGTTGCGAATCTTCTCTACTCTTTTGATTGGGAGCTGCCCGCAGGAATCCGGTTAGAAGATATCGATACCGATCCTCTGCCCGGAATCACGATGCATAAGAAAAATCCACTGCTCCTTGTAGCTAAAAAATATGATGTTTAG
- the LOC130999726 gene encoding chalcone synthase-like yields the protein MASVEEIRRARRAEGPATVLAIGTATPPNCVEQSSFPDYYFRVTNSEHKTELKEKFMRICENSMIKKRYMHLTEDLLKENPNIAAYSAPSLSVRQEMVEVEVPKLGQEAAEKAIKEWGQPKSKITHLIFCTSSVSLDLPGGDYRLASLLGLHPSVIRTMMCQHGCYGGAAALRLAKDMAENNAAARVLVVCCEITAICFRGPSEAHVGDLVGQALFADGAAAVIVGADPPPAAERPLFQIISAAQATIPGSDDRVRGRMREAGLLIDLVRDLPDLVSDNVGASLERAFGPWGISEWNSIFWVLHPGGPAILDQVEAKVGLKPEKLRRSRRVLSEYGNMWSPSVLFVLDEMRKFSAEEGRSTTGEGLEWGVLFGFGPGLTVETVVLRSMPVDL from the exons ATGGCAAGCGTGGAGGAGATCCGCCGTGCTCGACGGGCCGAGGGTCCGGCCACCGTGTTGGCGATCGGCACCGCCACGCCGCCGAACTGTGTCGAGCAGAGCTCGTTTCCCGATTACTATTTCCGTGTTACAAACAGTGAGCATAAGACCGAACTCAAAGAGAAATTCATGCGCATTT GCGAGAATTCGATGATCAAGAAACGCTACATGCACCTAACGGAGGATCTCCTCAAGGAAAACCCGAACATCGCCGCCTACTCCGCGCCGTCACTGAGCGTGCGGCAGGAgatggtggaggtggaggtgccGAAGCTGGGGCAGGAAGCGGCGGAGAAGGCGATCAAGGAATGGGGGCAGCCCAAGTCCAAAATCACTCACCTCATCTTCTGCACCAGCTCCGTCTCCCTAGACCTGCCCGGCGGGGACTACCGCCTCGCCAGCCTCCTCGGCCTACACCCCTCCGTCATCCGCACCATGATGTGCCAGCACGGCTGctacggcggcgccgccgccctcCGCCTGGCCAAGGACATGGCCGAGAACAATGCCGCCGCCCGGGTTCTAGTCGTCTGCTGCGAGATCACCGCCATCTGCTTCCGTGGCCCGAGCGAGGCCCACGTCGGGGACCTCGTCGGACAGGCTCTGTTCGccgacggcgccgccgccgtgaTTGTCGGCGCCGACCCACCGCCGGCGGCGGAGAGGCCGCTCTTCCAAATCATATCGGCGGCGCAGGCGACGATCCCGGGAAGCGACGACCGCGTCCGCGGCCGTATGCGGGAGGCCGGGCTTCTTATCGATCTCGTCAGAGATCTACCGGACCTGGTCTCCGACAACGTCGGGGCGAGTTTGGAGCGGGCTTTCGGGCCGTGGGGGATCTCGGAATGGAACTCGATATTCTGGGTTTTGCATCCTGGTGGGCCCGCGATACTGGATCAGGTGGAGGCGAAGGTTGGCCTGAAGCCCGAGAAGCTGCGGCGGTCGCGCCGCGTGTTGAGTGAGTATGGAAATATGTGGAGCCCCTCCGTGCTGTTTGTCTTGGATGAGATGAGGAAGTTCTCCGCCGAGGAGGGGAGGAGCACCACCGGCGAGGGGCTGGAGTGGGGGGTGCTGTTTGGGTTCGGGCCGGGCCTCACGGTGGAGACGGTGGTGCTGCGCAGCATGCCGGTTGATTTATAA